The DNA sequence AAAGCAGATGGAAGAGTTCTTCGAGAAACTCCACCGGGGAGACCAGTCGACGTACGGGTTCGAGCCCACGCGGAAGAACCTCGTGATGGGCTCTGTCGACCGGCTCTTGCTCTCCGAGGACCTCCGCGCCGACGTCGTCGTCTACGACTGCGGCGACACCGAGGAGTACGAGCTGGTCGACCGCCGACACTCGACGCCGACCCACACCTGCGAGGACGGCACCGAGGCGGAGGTGAAAGAGCGGACCGACGCCATCGAGTATCTGATGGAACTGGCCGAACAGCGCGGGACGGAGACGAAATTCATCTCGACCGACTTCGAGAAGGGCGAACAGTTGTACGACGCCTTCGGTGGCATCGCGGGCATCCTTCGGTACTCGACCGGCGTGTGAAGTCGGCACATCCCGCGGGACGACCCCGTGAACGTCTGGCGAGGACGACGGTCATCCCAACGTATATAACACCATCTCTCCTGTGAACGGGTGATGCGGGGGGACGGGAGCCCGTCGGACGTACGACAGTTGCTGAGTCAACGAGCCGATATCTTGTCGACGCTGTTGAGGAGCGAACGAACGAAGGGCGAGCTCACGGACACGCTCGACGTCTCGCGGTCGACGATCGACCGGGGCGTCCGACAGCTGGAGTCGACCGGACTCGTCCGGCGGAGCGGGGGGACGGTGACGGCGACACTCGCCGGCCGGCTGGCGTACGACTCGTACCGCCAGTACTGCGAGGAGACGGCGCACGTCGTCGAGTTCGGCGACCTTCTCGCGGAGCTCCCACCGTCGGCGGAGGTCAGCCACGAGATGCTCGACGGCGCGACAGCGTACCGGAGCGAACCGCCCGCGACGGGCCGGCCGGCCAACGAGATTACCGCACTCATCGCCCAGGGAACCCGAATGCGCGCCTGCGCGAGCGCCATCAACGACTCCGCGGCCGCCGACCAGTTCTACCGAATGATCACCGAACGCGGCGGACAGGGGTCGGTCGTCTACACGTCGAGCCTCGCCGAACACCTCCGAGAGGAGTACTTTCAGCCACATCACGAGATGGCGGCGACCGGCCGGTTTCGGGCGTTCGAGACCGACAGCCTCCCGCACGAACTCTATATCATCGACAGCGACGCCGGAACGACCGCTGGCGTGCTGATCTACAACGATTCGAAGACGATTCGCGGGACGATTCTCAACGACACCGACGCGGCCGTCGAGTGGGCGAGAGAGACGTTCGAAGACCAGGTCGCGGCGGCGACCGAGTTCACCGACGACTTCCGGATCGGAGGCACCACTGACGAGGATGCCGAGGAGGGGCCAGATGGCGGAGCGGAAACCGAGTGACGGAGCGGACCCAGAGCCGACCACCGACCACGGCAGTCGGCTCCGGCGCGTGCTCGACCAGCGTGCAGGCGTCCTCACACATCTCGGCGACGACCCGTCGACGAAGCCGGCGCTCGTCGAAGCGCTCGGCGTCTCGCGGTCGACGGTCGACCGGACGCTGAAGACGCTGACGGCGCACGGGCTCGTCCGGCGTGACGACGGGCGGGTCGTCGCGACAGGCGCGGGGCGACTCGCGGCTGACTCGGTTCGGCGCTATCACGGCGCAACCGCCGACGTCTCCCGCACGGCTGACGTCCTCCGAGTGCTCCCGGCGGACGCGGAAGTCGCACACGAGTTTCTCGCCGGGGCGACCGTCTACCGAGCCAGCGAAGCGGCGGGACGGCAGGCGCTCCGAGCGGCGATGTCCGTCGTCGAGGGAGCCGAGAGCGTCGCCGCGCTCTCGCGGACCGTCACCGACACCTCCGCACCGACGGCCGCGTACCGGCTGGTCGTCGAGACGGCCGCGACGCTGGAGGTCGTCTACGCGCCGAACGTCGCCGCGTTCATCAGAGAGGAACACGACGAAGACCGCCGTGAGATGGCCGGGACGGGGCGTTACCGGGCCTTCGAGGCCTCGTCGGTCCCGTTCGGGCTCTTCATCGCGAACGCGAACGGGGAGACGAGCGTCGCCCTCGCGGTTTACGACGCCGAAGAGACGCTCGTCGGCGTCCTCACGAACGACAGCGACGATGCCGTCGAGTGGGCCGAGGCGGTGTATCGGCGGTATCGGGCGGCCGCGACGGAGTTCACCGACGAGTTCGAAGCGACCTGAGACGGTCAGTCGACCAGCGAGGCGAGTTGGGCGGTGCGGTGGTCGAGGTCGACGTGTGGTTCGAGGGGGCCCGACGCGGCCATCTCGGAGAGGCGGTCGAGCGTGAGGAACGGGTCGCCGCCGGCCGCCTCGGCGTGTTCGAGGAGCGCGGTCACGTCGGCACGGCGGAGCGCGAGCGAGTCGAGGAGGCCGAGCAGGAGGGCCACGGCCACGCCCGCCTCGCCAGTCGGGAGTGGTTCCCACTCGACGGTCGCGTCCGCGTCCGCGTCCGCGACGTCGTTCGCATCGGCAGCGACCACCCGGAGGCAGGTCGTACAGAGACTCGCCCACGCGGCGGTGTCGGGGGCGTACGGGCGGAGCGACGGCGGAACGGCGAACGAGCGCTGCTCGCCGTCACAGGCGGGGCAGGACATAGGAGAAAACGGGAGGTGAACGGACAAAAACCCGTCCGTCGTGACGGCAGGTGGCGTGGGCGTGAGCGCGGCCGGTTCAGTCGTCGGCCGAGACGCGCTCGACGTCCTCGGCCGCGACTTCGGTCGCTTCCTGCTCGCGTTCTTTCTTCTCTTCTTCTTCCTTCTTCGCCTTGATCTTCTTCAGGCGGAAGATCTCCTCGCGCTCTTGTTCTTCGAGCTTCTGCTCGATGTACTCCTTGTTCTCGTAGAGGTCGGGCAGGAGTTTGAACTCGAGTGCGTTGACGCGGCGCTTCGTCGTCTCGATCTCTTCGAGCATCTTCTTCATCGCCGTCTCCACCTCGGCGGCGAGGATGATGGTCTCTAAGAGTTCCTCGTAGGCGTCGGCCGCCTCGTCGATCCGCGCCGACGAGCCGAGCAGCCCGTAGCCACGCTGGTCGAGGCTCTTTTTCACGCGCGAGGACTCGATCTGCGGGACGACGACGCCCATGATGTTCTTCGACTGGGTCGTGATCTCGGGGTGCTCTTTGAGCGCGGCCGCGGCTCCGCGGACCGCGACGTCGCCCTCCATGGCGCGGGCCATGTTGATCTTGTGCTGGGCGGTCTGGTAGTCGTCGGAGAGCTCCGACCGGACGTCCTGTGCCTGGTCGAGGATGTCCATGAACTCCATGATGAGGCCGTCACGCTTCTGTTCGAGCGTGTCGTGACCGCGCTCGGAGAGTTCGATGCGGTCCTCGATGGCCATCAGGTTCTTTCGCGTCGGTTTGACGTCTTCGGCCATTCTTGTCGGGTGTTGTTCGCCCGGGGTGTTAACCTTTTACTGTCGCTTCCGGCCCCGTTTCACGTGACGGGCCGAACGAACGCGCTAGCGCCGCTCGGAGGCCGGTGCGCGGACGTCGTCCGCGCGGACGGTTCGGTCGTGAACCCACGTCGTCTCCGAGGGTGCCGACGGGGTGACAGGGGCGGCCACCTGGCTCGTCCACCCCCACCGCTCGAGCACCCAGAGGAACAAGAACAGCCCCTGGACGACGAACAGGTTCGTCACGAGGAAGAACACCGCCTCCTCGACCGGGAGGCCGAACAGCGTCACACCGGTGGTGTACGTCTCCGAGATGACCCACACGCCGACGTCGATGGCGACCCAGTCGGCCGCCCAGAGGTACAGGGTGGGGACGCCCACGCCGAGAGCGAGAGTTCGTCGGGTCGCCCACAGCACGGGCCAGCCGAACCCCCACTGGAGGGCGAGGACGGGGCCGGCCCAGGCGAGAATCGCACCCAGGTAGTACGTCGGGGCGTCCCGAAGGAGCACCACGCCGACGAGGAGCACGAGACCCCCGGCGGCGACGCCGACGGCTCGCTGTCGGAGCGTGACCGAGACCGCACCCGGGTTCGGTGGGGCGAGGAGCGAGACCCACAGCACGGCCAGGACCGGCTGGAGCAGCATGAACAGGTACTCCTCGACCGGCGCGAGCCAGACAGTCGCGACGACGGTCCCGTCGCCGTACCACCAGACGCCGCGTTCGATGAGGTAGTTGTCCCACGGCGTCGTGTAGACGAGTGCGACGAGCGCCAGTACCACCAGTCCGAGGCCACGCGCCCGCCACGCGTCCCGGTCCAGTCGCGCCCGCCGACGCCACGCGACGGCGGCGAGAACCACCAGCGGGGGGACGACGAACACGGCGTGAAACGCGAGGTAGCTGAGTCGAATCACGGTCGGCTCCGAGTCGGGGTCGAGCGGTGTACAGTCATGTGATGGGGCTGTGGAACGTCCAAAGAACGGTTGTCAGGGCCGGGGTGCCGGTGTCAGTCGGCCGTCGCGCCAGCAGTGGTCGACTGCATCGCCGCTTCGAGGACCGAGTGGCTCCGCAGGAGGACGAACCCGAAGCCGACCTTCGCGGTCAGGTCCAGCACCATGAACGCCGCCGTCTCCCAGTAGAGGGGAATGATGCCGATGGTGCCCTCGGTGCCGAGGATCCACACCACGGGGTACGCCAGCCAGAGCACGATGAGCATGTTCCGGAGCGTCGTCGTCAGCTTCCGGACCTCCGGGGACTGCCTCGTCGCGGCCTCGCTGAGCGTGCGGATGAGGAAGTACAGGAGGAACAGCAGGAACACAGTGCTGATCGCCCACCAGACGATGCGGATGAACGCCGACGAGGCGGCGAGCGCGCCGATGACACCCGTCCCGATCATCAGGACGTCGAGTCCGACGAGCGTGTAGATGGTGTTCTTACTGGCCCGCGCCAACAGCGCGAGGTCGAGTAAGAGCAGCGGCGTCGTGAACAGCCAGTCGGCGTACCGTCCCCAGTAGATGTCGAGCACCTGGCCGTTGACCGTCACCTGCGTGAGGCCGAAGCCCGTGGCCATCGCGAAGTACGCCGCGGAGGCGATGGCCGTGATGAAGATGGTGATGAGGTAGAACCGTTGCTGTTCCTCGTCTTCGACGCCCCAGCCACGGGCGATGAAGTAGAACGTCCCGAGAGTCATCCCAGCGGTACCGAGCCACAGCCAGATGGATTCTGCGCCTGGAGTTGCCATTGCAGACGGACGTTAGTGTGTGAGAACATAACGCGGATACCGAACTAGTTGGGATGTCCTAAGCCGACTAGAACCACCTAGAATCACCTAGAACGTCCGAGGACAGCTCACGAGTCGTCTTGGTGGAACCGGGAGACGAGCTTCTTCTCCGCCGCGCGGAGGTGCTGGTGGAACGTCGACCGCGAGACACCCATCGCGTCGGCGAGTTCGTCGCCCGAGATGCCGTGGGGCCACTCGAAGAAACCCCCGACGTGTGCGAGCTGGAGCGCGGTACGCTGTTTCTCCGTCAGGACCTCTTCGACGTCGGCGACGAAGCCGCGACGGGTGGCGGGCGGGGTGTCGCGCTCGCGGATGCGACCTACCCGGACGCTCGCCGAGACCGATTTGAGCCCGTCGAGCAGCGCCCGTCCGGTCGAGCGGTCGGCGACAGTCACAGTGAGCGTGAGCGAGCGGTCCTGCGGGTCGACGGTGAGGTCGGTCAGGCGACCGCCCGTCTCGGCGACGAGTGAGAGGTTCGAGCGGGCGGGGAGCACGACCTCGAACACCCCGGTCTCGGTAGTGTCGCCGATACGTCGGACCTCCTCGATGCCCGGTATCGAGACGGTGTCGAGGGCGGTCTCCGGCGGCGTCACGGAGACGAACAGGAGAATCGTCCCGTCGTCGCGGACGACGACGCCCTCCGAGGCGAGCGAACACTCCGCCTCGACGGCGAGCGCGACCAGTGGGGCGGCGGGGTCGTCGACGACGACCTGGAGTTCGACCACGCTCTCGGTCAGCAGCGTCCGCCGGCTCTCGAACGCGTCGATCGCCGCACCAACGGCCCGGCCGACCGTTCCGAGGACGACCAGTTCGTGCTCCTCCACCGAGGCGCTGTGGGTGTACACCACGAGAACGCCGTAGAGCGTCTCCCGGTGGAGCAGCGGCACCGCGACGACCCCCTCGAACGGGAGGTCGGCGGGGTGGCCGCCTCGTTCGTCGGCGAGCGCTGCCGACTGCGGCTGCCGTGTCGAAACCGCTCGCGCGACGGGGTCAGCCGCCTCGTCGCGGTCGATGACGACGTCCTCGACGCTGACCTCACCGTCCGTCCACACCTTCGGGACGACGGTGTCGGGCGCGAGGTCGCAGTCGCCGACCCAGGCGTACGCGTACGAGGGGGCATCGGCCACCCGCTCGCAGACGCCGCGTTCGAGTTCCGCACGACTCTTCGCGCGGACGAGGACGCCGGTGACCTCCTCCAAGAGGCCCTCGATGTGCTCGAGCAGGCCCTGGAGCCGCTCGCGTTCGCGGTTGGCGGCCGCGGCGTAGCGCTCGGCCGCCTCCTCGGCGCGCACGCGCGCGGTGATGTCCGTCTGGAACCCCACGTAGTGGGTGACCTCGCCGTCGCCGTTCTTGATGGGGGCGATGTCGACCCGGTTCCAGAACTCCGACCCGTCGCGGCGGTAGTTGAGGAGTTCGACGGACGTCGGCTCGCCGGCGTCGACCGCACGCCGAAGCTCCGCCACCGACTCGGGGTCGGTGTCGGGGCCCTGCAGGTAGCGGCAGTTACGCCCGAGCGCTTCCGAACTGGTGTACCCGGTCGTCCGGCAGAACGCCCGATTGACGTACACCAGCGGTCTGTCGGGGAGTGAGAAGTCGGCGATGGTGATACCGACCGGGGCCTCGTCCATCGCCTGCTCTTTCAACTCCTCCGTGATGCGTGCCGTCGCCTCGGGGCGGAGTTCGCTCCAGGCGACGACGGCCGCGACGCGCTCACCCAGGCGGGCGAAGCGGTTCGAGTCGTCGACGGGGACGACGTCCGCCGCGCCGGCATCGAGTGCCGTCGCCACGTACTCCACCGCCAGGTCCGTCGACAGGACGACGATGGCCGTCTCCGGGTAGTCGGCGACGAGCGCGGCGACGTCGTCGACGACGTTGTCCGCGACGACGAGACAGCGAGCCGCCGGCGTGGGTGAGAGCGCGTCGAGGTCGTCGAGACTCCTGACGCCGTCGGTGCCGAAGACTTCGGAGAGCGGTGTCATTGCGCGCGACCGGGTCTCCTCGTCCGACGTCACGAGGACGACGGTCGCACTGGAGACGTCGTCCCCGGCGTCACCCAGACGGACGGCGTCGGGCGTCTCCACGTCGGTCGCGTCGGTCATACCCACACCTCGTGACGAAGGGGCGAATAGTTTTCGCGGCAACGGCCCCGTCGCGCGGCGGCGAGACAGCCGACGTTCGTTCGGGCCGTGTCGCTATCGCTCGCGAACGAATCGGCGGGCGGAGAGAAAGTGCGAGACGCGTTACGCCTCGGCCTCGACGGTCTCGGCCGACTCGTCCTCGCGGTAGTACTTCTCGATGAGTTCCTCGTCGATGCGGTTGAGCTCCTCTTTCGGGAGCATCGACAGGAGGTCCCAGCCGATGTCGAGGGTCTCGTCGATAGAGCGTTCGGTGGTGAAGCCCTGGTCGACGAACTCGTCCTCGAAGCGCTCGGCGAAGTCGAGGTACTTGTTGTCTCGTTCGCTGAGTGCCTCGCGACCGACGATGTTCACCAGGTCGCGGAGGTCCTCACCCTCCGCGTACGCGGCGTACATCTGGTCGGAGACGTCGGCGTGGTCCTCGCGGGTGAGGCCTTCGCCGATTCCGTCGTCCATCAGCCGGGAGAGCGACGGAAGCACGTTGACCGGGGGCTGGACGCCCTGGGAGTTGAGATTCCGGTCGACGTAGATCTGTCCCTCGGTGATGTACCCGGTCAGGTCCGGAATCGGGTGCGTGTCGTCGTCACCCGGCATCGTGAGGATGGGAATCTGCGTGACGGAGCCCTCACGACCCTGGATACGGCCGGCGCGCTCGTACAGCGTCGCCAGGTCGGTGTACATGTACCCGGGGTAGCCACGGCGACCCGGCACCTCCTCGCGGGCGGCACCGATCTCGCGCAGCGCCTCACAGTAGTTCGTCATGTCCGTGAGGATGACCAGGACGTGGTAGCCCTTGTCGAACGCGAGGTACTCGGCCGTGGTGAGGGCGAGTCGCGGCGTGACCGTCCGCTCGACGGCAGGGTCGTCCGCGAGGTTCATGAAGACCACGGAGCGCTCGAGTGCGCCCGTTCGCTCGAAGTCCTCCATGAACTCGTTGGCCTCCTCAGCGGTGATACCCATCGCGCCGAAGATGACAGCGAACTCGGAGCCTTCGCCGCCTTCGTCCTCTTCAGGGACGGTCGCCTGCCGGGCGACCTGCAGTGCGAGGTCGTTGTGCGGCAGCCCAGAGCCGGAGAAGATGGGCAGCTTCTGGCCCCGAACCAGCGTGTTCATGCCGTCGATGGCCGACACGCCCGTCTGGATGAACTCCTCGGGGTACTCCCGGGAGTAGGGGTTGATGGCGGCACCGACGATGTCGCGACGCTCGTCGGGGACGATCTCGGGGCCGCCGTCGATGGGCTGACCCGAGCCGTCGAGGACCCGGCCGAGGAGGTCCTCGGTGACGGGCATCTTCAGC is a window from the Salinigranum halophilum genome containing:
- a CDS encoding helix-turn-helix transcriptional regulator translates to MRGDGSPSDVRQLLSQRADILSTLLRSERTKGELTDTLDVSRSTIDRGVRQLESTGLVRRSGGTVTATLAGRLAYDSYRQYCEETAHVVEFGDLLAELPPSAEVSHEMLDGATAYRSEPPATGRPANEITALIAQGTRMRACASAINDSAAADQFYRMITERGGQGSVVYTSSLAEHLREEYFQPHHEMAATGRFRAFETDSLPHELYIIDSDAGTTAGVLIYNDSKTIRGTILNDTDAAVEWARETFEDQVAAATEFTDDFRIGGTTDEDAEEGPDGGAETE
- a CDS encoding helix-turn-helix transcriptional regulator, whose amino-acid sequence is MAERKPSDGADPEPTTDHGSRLRRVLDQRAGVLTHLGDDPSTKPALVEALGVSRSTVDRTLKTLTAHGLVRRDDGRVVATGAGRLAADSVRRYHGATADVSRTADVLRVLPADAEVAHEFLAGATVYRASEAAGRQALRAAMSVVEGAESVAALSRTVTDTSAPTAAYRLVVETAATLEVVYAPNVAAFIREEHDEDRREMAGTGRYRAFEASSVPFGLFIANANGETSVALAVYDAEETLVGVLTNDSDDAVEWAEAVYRRYRAAATEFTDEFEAT
- a CDS encoding DUF6276 family protein; translation: MSCPACDGEQRSFAVPPSLRPYAPDTAAWASLCTTCLRVVAADANDVADADADATVEWEPLPTGEAGVAVALLLGLLDSLALRRADVTALLEHAEAAGGDPFLTLDRLSEMAASGPLEPHVDLDHRTAQLASLVD
- a CDS encoding V-type ATP synthase subunit D; protein product: MAEDVKPTRKNLMAIEDRIELSERGHDTLEQKRDGLIMEFMDILDQAQDVRSELSDDYQTAQHKINMARAMEGDVAVRGAAAALKEHPEITTQSKNIMGVVVPQIESSRVKKSLDQRGYGLLGSSARIDEAADAYEELLETIILAAEVETAMKKMLEEIETTKRRVNALEFKLLPDLYENKEYIEQKLEEQEREEIFRLKKIKAKKEEEEKKEREQEATEVAAEDVERVSADD
- a CDS encoding lycopene cyclase domain-containing protein, translating into MIRLSYLAFHAVFVVPPLVVLAAVAWRRRARLDRDAWRARGLGLVVLALVALVYTTPWDNYLIERGVWWYGDGTVVATVWLAPVEEYLFMLLQPVLAVLWVSLLAPPNPGAVSVTLRQRAVGVAAGGLVLLVGVVLLRDAPTYYLGAILAWAGPVLALQWGFGWPVLWATRRTLALGVGVPTLYLWAADWVAIDVGVWVISETYTTGVTLFGLPVEEAVFFLVTNLFVVQGLFLFLWVLERWGWTSQVAAPVTPSAPSETTWVHDRTVRADDVRAPASERR
- a CDS encoding bacteriorhodopsin, with translation MATPGAESIWLWLGTAGMTLGTFYFIARGWGVEDEEQQRFYLITIFITAIASAAYFAMATGFGLTQVTVNGQVLDIYWGRYADWLFTTPLLLLDLALLARASKNTIYTLVGLDVLMIGTGVIGALAASSAFIRIVWWAISTVFLLFLLYFLIRTLSEAATRQSPEVRKLTTTLRNMLIVLWLAYPVVWILGTEGTIGIIPLYWETAAFMVLDLTAKVGFGFVLLRSHSVLEAAMQSTTAGATAD
- a CDS encoding bacterio-opsin activator domain-containing protein, coding for MTDATDVETPDAVRLGDAGDDVSSATVVLVTSDEETRSRAMTPLSEVFGTDGVRSLDDLDALSPTPAARCLVVADNVVDDVAALVADYPETAIVVLSTDLAVEYVATALDAGAADVVPVDDSNRFARLGERVAAVVAWSELRPEATARITEELKEQAMDEAPVGITIADFSLPDRPLVYVNRAFCRTTGYTSSEALGRNCRYLQGPDTDPESVAELRRAVDAGEPTSVELLNYRRDGSEFWNRVDIAPIKNGDGEVTHYVGFQTDITARVRAEEAAERYAAAANRERERLQGLLEHIEGLLEEVTGVLVRAKSRAELERGVCERVADAPSYAYAWVGDCDLAPDTVVPKVWTDGEVSVEDVVIDRDEAADPVARAVSTRQPQSAALADERGGHPADLPFEGVVAVPLLHRETLYGVLVVYTHSASVEEHELVVLGTVGRAVGAAIDAFESRRTLLTESVVELQVVVDDPAAPLVALAVEAECSLASEGVVVRDDGTILLFVSVTPPETALDTVSIPGIEEVRRIGDTTETGVFEVVLPARSNLSLVAETGGRLTDLTVDPQDRSLTLTVTVADRSTGRALLDGLKSVSASVRVGRIRERDTPPATRRGFVADVEEVLTEKQRTALQLAHVGGFFEWPHGISGDELADAMGVSRSTFHQHLRAAEKKLVSRFHQDDS
- a CDS encoding ATP synthase subunit B — encoded protein: MKKYQTITEISGPLVFAEVDQPIGYDEIVEIETPDGDTKRGQVLESSEGVVAIQVFEGTTGIDKNASVTFLGETLKMPVTEDLLGRVLDGSGQPIDGGPEIVPDERRDIVGAAINPYSREYPEEFIQTGVSAIDGMNTLVRGQKLPIFSGSGLPHNDLALQVARQATVPEEDEGGEGSEFAVIFGAMGITAEEANEFMEDFERTGALERSVVFMNLADDPAVERTVTPRLALTTAEYLAFDKGYHVLVILTDMTNYCEALREIGAAREEVPGRRGYPGYMYTDLATLYERAGRIQGREGSVTQIPILTMPGDDDTHPIPDLTGYITEGQIYVDRNLNSQGVQPPVNVLPSLSRLMDDGIGEGLTREDHADVSDQMYAAYAEGEDLRDLVNIVGREALSERDNKYLDFAERFEDEFVDQGFTTERSIDETLDIGWDLLSMLPKEELNRIDEELIEKYYREDESAETVEAEA